One genomic region from Candidatus Atribacteria bacterium ADurb.Bin276 encodes:
- the korA_2 gene encoding 2-oxoglutarate oxidoreductase subunit KorA, whose translation MPDIIITIGGEAGQGVQTIGEVLSRILIRSGFYVFSIQDYHSRIRGGHNSVQIRFSDQPIQAIGTDLDLLVCLNSETQEIHQPALKSDGIMIGMIKKSPSTSSAISINFNEMAEELGNRIFANIIAVGALIEILGIDDKIAELYLEEIFQKKGNDVVRLNKEALALGQKEIKRQQIPRQFLDKKNGNPNQGNLLLIGGNEALGLGAILAGCTFYSAYPMTPSTGVMNFISSRSKKYGIIVEQAEDEIAAINMAIGASYAGAKAMTATSGGGFCLMAEGLGLAAMTETPIVVLDGMRPGPSTGLPTRTSQGDLEFVLSASHDEFPRFVFAPRDPQDAIDTMIRAFNLSDRFQVPVIILSDQYLADSSWTFSQMKMNEQPQKIQTVIGDHSYQRYALTDSGISPRALPGMSEALVVADSDEHDEIGHLTEDLNQILARHR comes from the coding sequence ATGCCAGATATAATCATTACCATAGGAGGCGAAGCAGGGCAGGGTGTTCAAACCATAGGTGAGGTATTATCGCGTATTCTCATCCGAAGTGGTTTTTATGTTTTTTCTATTCAAGACTATCATTCCCGCATTCGTGGTGGGCACAATTCGGTTCAAATTCGCTTCTCTGATCAACCGATACAAGCCATTGGTACCGATTTAGACCTTTTAGTATGTCTCAACTCTGAAACTCAGGAAATACACCAACCAGCACTAAAATCGGATGGGATAATGATAGGGATGATTAAAAAATCACCTTCAACTTCTTCAGCGATCTCAATTAATTTTAACGAAATGGCAGAAGAATTAGGAAATCGGATATTTGCCAATATTATTGCAGTAGGTGCTTTAATTGAAATTTTGGGGATCGATGATAAAATTGCCGAATTGTATTTGGAGGAAATTTTCCAAAAAAAAGGTAATGATGTCGTTCGGCTCAATAAAGAAGCACTTGCTTTAGGACAAAAGGAAATCAAGAGACAACAAATCCCTCGGCAATTTTTAGATAAAAAAAATGGAAATCCGAACCAGGGAAATCTTTTATTAATAGGAGGAAATGAAGCTTTAGGTCTGGGTGCGATCCTGGCAGGATGTACTTTTTATAGCGCCTATCCCATGACACCATCAACCGGAGTCATGAATTTCATATCATCCCGCTCTAAAAAATACGGTATTATTGTCGAACAGGCTGAAGATGAAATTGCAGCAATTAATATGGCCATTGGAGCATCCTATGCTGGTGCTAAGGCGATGACAGCCACTTCAGGAGGAGGTTTTTGTTTAATGGCAGAAGGTTTAGGATTGGCGGCTATGACCGAAACTCCAATAGTTGTTTTAGATGGTATGCGCCCCGGTCCTTCAACCGGTTTACCAACCCGAACCTCCCAGGGTGATCTTGAATTTGTCCTCTCAGCTTCCCATGATGAATTTCCTCGATTTGTATTTGCTCCTCGAGATCCCCAAGATGCTATCGATACAATGATTCGTGCTTTTAATCTATCCGACCGTTTTCAAGTTCCGGTAATAATTCTTTCCGATCAATACCTAGCCGATAGTAGTTGGACATTTTCTCAAATGAAAATGAATGAGCAACCCCAGAAAATACAAACTGTTATTGGTGACCACTCTTACCAGCGGTATGCTCTTACCGATTCTGGAATCTCTCCACGCGCTCTTCCCGGGATGAGTGAGGCTTTAGTAGTTGCCGATAGCGATGAACACGACGAGATTGGCCATTTGACTGAAGATTTAAACCAAATCCTGGCTCGCCACCGCTAA
- the queE gene encoding 7-carboxy-7-deazaguanine synthase, with the protein MKSIKLIECMNFTWQAEGDDCGKKMLLTRFKYCNRAHGYLEENGLHPCPFCDTITKMKIETESDYYIKDLQMMIEENNLALMISGGEPGFGLNLQSNGQSRRVHRYRQLLKPHSSREERVERFQNR; encoded by the coding sequence ATGAAAAGTATAAAATTAATTGAATGTATGAATTTTACATGGCAAGCGGAGGGTGATGATTGCGGAAAGAAAATGTTATTAACCAGGTTTAAATACTGTAATCGTGCTCATGGATATTTAGAAGAAAATGGACTACACCCGTGTCCATTTTGTGATACAATTACAAAAATGAAAATTGAAACAGAATCTGATTACTATATTAAAGATTTACAAATGATGATAGAAGAAAATAATTTGGCACTGATGATTAGCGGTGGCGAGCCAGGATTTGGTTTAAATCTTCAGTCAAATGGCCAATCTCGTCGTGTTCATCGCTATCGGCAACTACTAAAGCCTCACTCATCCCGGGAAGAGCGCGTGGAGAGATTCCAGAATCGGTAA